TACAAGGCCGAGATAGACCTTTCGGACGAGGGTACTATAAAGATGCTTGACGCATATATACGTCTGCAACCTAAAGATGTGTTAAAGTTCACCTTCGGTCAGATGAGAGTGCCGTTTACCATTGATGCTCATCGTTCACCGCATCTACAGTATTTCGCCAATCGTTCTTTCATAGCAAAGCAGGTCGGCAATGTGCGCGATGTAGGGGCATCAGCATCGTGGACATTCAACGACCGTATGCCCATTACGCTTGAAGGAGGTATATTCAACGGCTCAGGACTGACAAATCAAAAACATTTCTGGACCAACAACTATAATTTCTCGTTCAAGGCGCAGACAATGATTGCCCGGCAATTTAATATCACACTCAGTTGCCAGAAGGCAAATGCCGGGGATGTGAACGTGATGATGTACGATGCAGGGGTCTACTGGCAAAACCGGAGATGGCACATCGAGGCGGAATATCTCCGCAAGCACTATGCCCACGGCTCTTTCACGCCTGTAAATGCGGTTGACGCATTTGCCGCATATCGACTTCCGATGAAAAAAGGTCTGACTTCCATATCATTCCTCGGAAGATATGACTATATGTCAGATCACAGCAAAGGTACGAAAGATGAATCCGGCAATCTCAAAGTAGATGATCCTGAAAGGCATAGACTGACTGGAGGTCTTACATTGAGTTTTGGAAAGAAATCATTACAGGCAGATATTCGCCTCAACTATGAACAATATTTTTATAACAGAGGAGTAAATCCGGCAATTTCAGAACAGAATAAGATAGTCATGGAATTTGTAGCCCATTTTTGATTTTGGTAAACAAAGTTACTACAAAAAAGTGAAATGTGGAAAGATATAGTGATAGAATTGAGTTACAGGGGTTTCAGTCGTGCTTCCGATTATTCGTGAAGCCATCGCAATCACCGCTGAAGCCAAATCGGGTCTTGTCACGAAAGAGCATCTGGAACTTGCCGTGACGAGGGCGACCTCACCCGTCAGCTTCGCCCTGCGCAACGATGCGGAAGACAAGGAGCGTGTCTTACGCGCGTTGAAGCAGGCGAACGGTAACCGCAAGGTTGCCGCCGAACTGCTCGGGATAGGACGCACGACGTTGTACAACAAACTGGAAGAATATGGATTGAAGTATAAATTTCAGCAAGCATAGCCAGTAATTCACTGGATTTATATGATTTTGATTATCAGAATTTGGTTAATTCTCAAAATAATATTATCTTCGCATTGAGCTATTTGAAATGATTGGGAATCATGCAAAATGATGAAGGCAGGTGGTTTCTAAACCATTACCTATACCTCTATTGTTGGCTTGTAATTTATTGATAATCAACTATACATTAGTTAGTGCAACAAATGTGAAGCAGCAGAACACGAAAGTGTCCCTGACACATTCCAACCTCGGAAAAGCCTTCAGGTCGAGAGCCATTATGCTTTTCAGCTCCGGCTCCGTGAGGAAACCGCGGTCTGCCTTAGTGCGTTTGAAACGTTTTCCAAGAAACGGGTCGTCGCTGATCCACTTGTTGGCGATGGCATACTGGATCACATTCTTCAGGTAGCGCAGATACCGGACAGCG
The sequence above is drawn from the Duncaniella freteri genome and encodes:
- a CDS encoding porin, which encodes MKRILIMTALSVFALSAVAQDKNPFIPEIHGTIRTKYEYEPQIDKGRFEIRNARLSVEGRVIPIVRYKAEIDLSDEGTIKMLDAYIRLQPKDVLKFTFGQMRVPFTIDAHRSPHLQYFANRSFIAKQVGNVRDVGASASWTFNDRMPITLEGGIFNGSGLTNQKHFWTNNYNFSFKAQTMIARQFNITLSCQKANAGDVNVMMYDAGVYWQNRRWHIEAEYLRKHYAHGSFTPVNAVDAFAAYRLPMKKGLTSISFLGRYDYMSDHSKGTKDESGNLKVDDPERHRLTGGLTLSFGKKSLQADIRLNYEQYFYNRGVNPAISEQNKIVMEFVAHF